The following is a genomic window from Pygocentrus nattereri isolate fPygNat1 chromosome 8, fPygNat1.pri, whole genome shotgun sequence.
aaatgtacttaagtataaagtaaaagtactaaaagagtaattctggctctgatgtcctgttatcatttttataaccagactggcttcatgaactcatttcaggtgaaagtcctccagcgtctctcttggtaaaccagtcttttaatagaacgtcattaattagtgacgctgacgtctattaaaatgatcagaagcacaaaacactgaaggtaaacagtttccatcagggagaaccgagtggctctgaaatcactttttacacacaagcaaagtttcagtttcagatttatttacaacttagttccaagtttaagttgaataaaaactggctttaaactcaggatcacagatgagctcctttactatgttgatctgtaggcgtctgttcataaacataaaccagcccaaactcatttactataaaatgaaatggtgtttgtagaaattcagaaaaaagccgcgtcagtctcgactgcatatgtggacatatttctatattgagctctatttacacaaagttaggttagttcatcatttatgttgaacagactctcccaaagttttacgctgctgcgctgacgttgaaccgcgtgctgcactgggtcggtatgaccaacaggtcaaaaccagctctaaacaaagtgaccgctgtaaGCCCCCCATCAGAGGCAACAGccgctgcgttcacattaccaggctgaagtggcccGAATCAGATTTTTgaccctgatgtgactcagatctggtgttttcaggtctgtgtggacacaaatctggtcttttcaaatccgacctgagccactttcatatgtggtcctagatcagatacgtgtctgatttgtggccatgtgaccttaatatGACGCCCTCTGATTCAGGTTTCTCTGCGTTTCCCCCCAGACGCTCCTCTCCGAGAAGGTCGGGCAGATGATGGACTGGGCAAGCAAGAGAGCCGTGATCAGGCTGAACGGTGAGAAGTTCAGACGCTTCGTTCGAGCGCCCCCGCGCAACTATTCCGTGATCATCATGTTCACGGCGCTGCAGCCTCAGAGGCAGTGTGCCGTGTGCAGGTAAGTTGCTACAGAAGCTATAATTAAGGGCCCATATCAGGGGgtcaaatagattttaaaataaaaggaaaatatttttCAGGGATTATAGGAGCAGAAAAAAGAAGGTGAAGACTCAGAAGATTCgtcttcacacaaacacacacaactgcaAAACTAAGGCAAGGGCTTAACGAAAATCCGCAGGTCGCACCTCTAAGAGCGGAGAAGGAGTGAGAGTGGTGGGGATAAGGGCACCTACAGGTGTCAACCCACACTAACAGATTTggataaaacatttttagctTTAGGAAAAGTATATGCAAATTAGACAACCTACCTGAGCAGCTGCTGATTCATCATGACTAATCAAAAGTGCTATAGTGCAGCTTTCCATGGGCTCAGAAGCTGAACACTGTTACTGTAAAGATTCACTCAACGAATGTTGCATCCCTCCTGCATCTTAATGACGTCAGAAAGAGGTGCTGTCAGTCAGGCCCGAAACCTCAAAGCCCACCGCCGTGTCTGGTAGGATGGATTGTAGATGGGCAGTCCTTGTGTCATGTCGCAGCGCCCTTCTCGAGAAAGTACCTCAGAAAAGAAAAGCCTCGCAGACACCAAGGCCAACAAACTATTATTGTGGGGATGCATCGATACAGATACTTCAATTGGGTATCGGcccaatactgagcctcattgaCTTGTGTACTTATAAAAACGCACCAGTACCAACATCCGATACCACCTGATACCTTccgacatagatagatagaactttattgattcTGAAAGGAAATTGCGGTGTTttagtagcaagacatataattgcaTGGAAAATTACATATGCTATGCAGAAAATAAGAATAGAAATAAAACTACGCAAGTTAAAATATAAGAGAAATGAAGTAAAAGTATGTCTGGTTGTATATTTACATGGCATTAACATGACGGCAgacactgagtggtatgaggtaaaTTAAAAGCATATATTATAgacatgcactatattgccaaaagtattcagatgttccagacacttccatggccacaggtgtataaagccgagcccctcggcctgcagactgcttctacagacattagtgaaagaatgggtcgctctcaggagctcagtgaattccagcgtggtaccgtgatcggacgccacctgtgcagcaagtccagtcgtgaaatttcctcactgctaaatattccacagtccactgtcagtgggattataacaaagtggaagtgattgggaacgacagcaactcagccacgaagtggtcggccacgtaaaatgacagagcggtcagcggatgctgaggggcatagtgcgcagaggtcaccgactttctgcagagtcaatcactacagacctccaaacttcatgtggccttcagatcagctcaagaacagcgtagagagcttcatggaatgggtttccatggccgagcagctgcatccaagccttacatcaccaagcgcagtgcaaagcgtggaatgcagtggagtaaagcgccgccactggactctagagcagtggagacgtgttctctggagtgaccaatcacgcttctccatctggaaatccgatggacgagtctgggtttggcggttgccaggagacggtacttgtctgactgcattgtgccgagtgtaaagtttggtggaggggggatcatggtgtgggttgtttttcaggagttgggctcggccccttagttccagtgaaaggaactcttaaagcttcagcaccaagagattttggacaatttcacgctccaaactttgtgggaacagtttggggacggccccttcctgctccaacatgactgcacaccagggcacaaagcaggtccataaagacgtggatgagccagtttggtgtggatggccttgactggcctgcacagagtcctgacctcaaccccatagaacacctttgggctgaattagagcGGCGACATCATAttgaaccctatggattaagaataggacgtcattcaagttcatgtgtgtgtgaagccagacgagcgaatacttttggaaatttagTGTATCTAACTAGGAGTAAcagcagtgtttacagtgtaaagtgcgcagtgtgtattgatcagagaggagatgcagtgatgaggttcagctcagttcagacagcagagccagccttcctaatCAGTTTATTAGCCTAGTGTTCCAGTGTTTCTATAAAAATCATGGCATTACTGTTTTTTGGTATGTGAACAAGCACAAACGTCATAAGTGAACTTCAGGGAAAACATGAACTAGAAAAATATTTGACTGGGCGCTCCGACTGGCCGTGTCCCCTCACCTTTTTCTTTGACTGTCCGTTAGGCAGGCGGATGAAGAGTACCAGATCCTCGCGAATTCATGGCGATATTCCAGTGCGTTTACCAACAAGGTTTTCTTTGCCCTGGTGGATTTCGATGAGGGCTCTGACGTTTTTCAAATGGTAAGCATACTTTTTTATTCTGTGCCGTTTTAGGTTACTCTTAATTAGGGctgctttaattaattaatcagatTAGTTTGTGTGTTTAATCGAGTTTCTCTTATTTGCTGTGATTTGATCTAGATTTTTCACGttttaaaagtagttttagttgttagttatatgtgtgggaaaaacatcaaaatgtatttatttttattcagtaataaaaataatttcaaacaaATTCACATGAATGTGGGGTGACCAAAGTGAAATACTAATACTGCCGAAATTGCTGCATTAGTGCTGTTTTGTTGTAAATAATGGTTGAGATTCAGGTGGTAAACGAACTGGCAGTGTGTACCAACAGTAGTCAGAAAGAGGAGGTTACAGTCAGAGTTATAGCCACAGCACGCAAGCGGCTGGACTTCAGGTTGAAACTGGGGATGGTTTGAAGGATCAACGCTAAAAAATGAGGGAGTTCATGAATGTGTTAATAATTGATCTCGTTAACGTGATTTAAACGCATTAACATTGCTCTTCATACTTGGGTGACTTTCTACATTGCTTCAGTTACGTGTTACACCTGTACATTTTTAGTAACactgaaatacatttatttttaaaaggcagttccaccaattttttccagatttatgcATAATAAAGTTAAGATGTTAGAAAATTCAGATAGAATCATTTACGGCATGTGGCAGATTCTCAGGGCGACTTACAATtcgatcattttacacaggtaggcgaaggtagtgtattcacgcatttaacccatccgtgaacaacaccacatacacactagtgaacacacacacacacacacacacacacacacacacacacacacacacacactagggggcagtgagcacacttgcccggagcggtgggcagccctatccacggtgcccggggagcagttgggggttaggtgtcttgctcaaggacacctcagtcacggactgtcagccctggggatcgaaccggcaaccttccggtcacagggccaattccctaacctccagcccacgactgcccatagGGTATAGTGGACGATTGAACcccagtgtaggtaagttagttaAGCTAAATGACCCTTGATCCATCCACGCAGTGaaaccccacatacacactagtgaatgcacacacacaaggggtcagtgagcacacttgcctggaccccagttgggggttgggtgtcttgctcaagggcacttcagtcgtGTGCTGTTGGCTcaagggatcgaaccggcgaccttccgggtCACAAGGCTGCTTTCCTGAaatccagcccatgactgccccgtttaattcagggtggtttgatgtgagacggctcactgtagaggatgttgcGAACACTGGGGTCATCTTCATAATTCtatttatataaaatgacaCCTACATGTGGGTCAATCACCATATGTAATTGGTTGGTAATGGTAGattaaaatgtgattatttttgcCTTATAATACCCTGCATTTACCCtgcattaattattttatttatatttatataaattatatataaaaattaaaatgtgtacatgttttcTGCCGAAACCTTATTACAGAATTAACATTAAGCAATAACTGGGTCACCATgcagcatatttataaccattttaccTAATAGTTTTGTGAAAGGTAGCTTTTAAAGAGACTTGTTTCTCTACGAGCAATTTCACATCATATCACTCTGaacatccatcttctaagccgcttctccgtcagggtcgcagggggggtgctggagcctatcccagcggtcattgggcggaaggcaggatacaccctggacgggtcgccagtccatcgcagggcagacagacagacacagacagtcactcacacccaggggcagtgtagcatgtccaattggcctgactgcagtctttggactgtggggggaaaccggagaacccagaggaaccccacacagacacggggagaacatgcaaaccccacacagagaggaccctgatcacccggccgggtaatcgaacccaggccctccttgctgtgaggtgacagcgccacccaccacgccaccgtgctgccctctGAAGATTATAtcttaatttaattatgcaggcatattggaaaaattggtggaattcccttttaattaaacatgcagGTAATGTTTAAATTGAATGACAGAAACCAGAGCCAAACACTTCTTTTGTGTAGCACAATAGATTTGCATGAAGAGGGTCTGCCGGCTCTCAAATAACCTACTTGTTTGTTCTTGGGAAATATGTGAACAGCCCATAGTTTAAGTAAGGATGAGGGAATCAGTTCTAAGTCTTGGCTTTGCTGAAATCTCTTCCACAGCTCAACATGAACTCAGCCCCTACGTTCATCAACTTCCCACCCAAAGGGAAGCCAAAGCGGGCAGACACCTACGAGCTGCAGGTCCGAGGCTTCGCAGCTGAGCAGATCGCCCGATGGGTGGCCGACAGAACCGACGTCCATGTAAGGCTCCACGCAACAACTCGGTCCTTCTGTTctcaaaaatatgaaaatacagcatttttaaTTAAAGGCGTAATGAAAATTCAGTGGGGTCAAATTAGGAAATTCACATTTCAGCATTATAACACAACTACGAagcatattattattgttattactattgttattgttatctATTGTTATCATTATTTGTTATTGTACTATTGTTATCATTAGCATTAGCTAATttgcagactggttccagatgatagaaaggcaacaggagctcaaataaccaaccagaatctctgaggaacgtttccaacaccttgttgaaagtctggcatgaagaattaaagcagttctgaaggcaaaagggggtccagccttttactagcaaggggtacctaataaagtggcgtgtgtgtgtgtgtgtgtgtgtcttgccaTTGTCAGAACAGCAAGTGTAGGATTATGTATGGCAAgccattttagcttttaatccCTTTTTCTTGATGTCATCGATGTAATTTCCAccagtaaaaatgtaatttaaagtaATTCTTactcaattttatttttaacttttttttttattttaatgggGGAAACATTTTCACTAGTAAGAATTGAATTTTCACATGTGTAAATTGAATTTCCTGAGAAAAATAGAATTAAGGCTAAACTTTCTTGCCGTAGATATGGGCCTTTTTAACGATGGAGAGGAAGCCCTTTTGTTTGACGTTATGTTCTCTGGAAACATTTGCTTCTCTCATCTTTACATACATTGAGGCTGAGAAGGAAACTCTTCCTGTGTGTTTGTCCCAAACAGATCCGAGTGATAAGACCGCCTAACTACGCAGGACCGTTGATGCTGGGCTTGCTTCTGGCCCTGATTGGAAGTTTGGCCTACCTCCGGCGCAATAATCTGGAGTTCCTCTACAACAAGAACGTCTGGGCTTTCTCTGCTCTGGTCAGTACCGACTGTGTTTAGGAGTAaatgaagtttgagttgtgGTGAAAA
Proteins encoded in this region:
- the magt1 gene encoding magnesium transporter protein 1; amino-acid sequence: MFPKVLTAFSLFALLYGAPSSAQKKKETLLSEKVGQMMDWASKRAVIRLNGEKFRRFVRAPPRNYSVIIMFTALQPQRQCAVCRQADEEYQILANSWRYSSAFTNKVFFALVDFDEGSDVFQMLNMNSAPTFINFPPKGKPKRADTYELQVRGFAAEQIARWVADRTDVHIRVIRPPNYAGPLMLGLLLALIGSLAYLRRNNLEFLYNKNVWAFSALCFVLIMTSGQMWNHIRGPPYAHKNPSTGQVSYIHGSSQAQFVAETHIVLLFNAAVTLGMVLLHEAATSDMDIGKRKIMCVAGIGLVMLFFSWLLSIFRAKYHGYPYSFLMS